The Macadamia integrifolia cultivar HAES 741 unplaced genomic scaffold, SCU_Mint_v3 scaffold2529, whole genome shotgun sequence DNA segment TGTCTCTTCATGATGAACTTGAGTGGATTAACTCTCTCTCTTAAGAGATGCTGAAGAAAAGCGCAGAAGATACAGAAGGGTGAATATATGGGTACGCCAAGTCAGAAATGTGGCTTATGATGCTAAGGATATTATTGATTTGTTCATGCTTAAGTCCAGCGACAACGGCAAAGAAATATGGTGCAGAGGTTTATGGGTTATCGCAAACATCTTTTTACCCAACACAAATTAGGGAAGCAAATGGAAGATTTCAAAAGAAGGATTGGAGAGATTTCAGCTAACAAATCCAAGTATGGGATGGAAGCTTTTGAAACTGGGGAGCCTTCTTCAGATCATTTGGATGATGGCTTAGCACGGAAGGTAAGGAGAGCTTCCATGAAAGAGGAAGTTGATGTTGTTGGCTTTGAGAAAGATATTAAGGAACTACTACCGAAGCTTCTGACAAAAGAAGATCCCCGGCAACTTCTTGTCGTTTCCATAGTGGGTATGGGTGGTTTAGGTAAGACCACTTTGGCTAAAACTGTTTATAATAGGAGTGATgtcaagaaaatttttgattCTTGTGCATGGATTTATGTCTCTCAAGAATACAAAATAAAAGATCTTCTCTTTGGGGCCATAGCACAACTAATGATGCACAAGGAGGAGGAgttagaaaagaagaataaagaatatTTAAAGAATATGCTCTCTAATTACTTGAAACAAGGGAGATGTCTGCTCGTATTTGACGATGTATGGAGGAGAGAAGATTGGGATAAATTAAGAGAGGCATTTCTAGGTCATCAGGATGATGGGAAACAACTGCGAGTGGTGCTCACCACCTGTAATGTGGAAGTAGCTAGACATGCTGACCCATTAACTGCTCCACATGAATTAAGACATTTAGGTGAGGAGGAGAGTTTTGAACTCTTCTCAAAGAAGGTCTTCCAATACCaagtgggaaatgaggaaagTGGTTACTCAAAGGAATTGAAAAAGCTTGGAAAAAAATTGGTTCCCAGGTGTGATGGATTACCACTTGCGATTGTCGTATTGGGAGGCCTTTTATCAACAAAGGATAAGAAACTT contains these protein-coding regions:
- the LOC122066695 gene encoding putative disease resistance RPP13-like protein 3, which gives rise to MVQRFMGYRKHLFTQHKLGKQMEDFKRRIGEISANKSKYGMEAFETGEPSSDHLDDGLARKVRRASMKEEVDVVGFEKDIKELLPKLLTKEDPRQLLVVSIVGMGGLGKTTLAKTVYNRSDVKKIFDSCAWIYVSQEYKIKDLLFGAIAQLMMHKEEELEKKNKEYLKNMLSNYLKQGRCLLVFDDVWRREDWDKLREAFLGHQDDGKQLRVVLTTCNVEVARHADPLTAPHELRHLGEEESFELFSKKVFQYQVGNEESGYSKELKKLGKKLVPRCDGLPLAIVVLGGLLSTKDKKLSVWTKVFESAYWQLNQGPQQCKDILALSYADLPFYLKSCFLYFGLFPEDHEIQSRKLIQLWATEGFVQQRGDQTIEDVAEEYLEELIETNMIQAARIS